One genomic region from Gammaproteobacteria bacterium encodes:
- a CDS encoding methyl-accepting chemotaxis protein: protein MLKSLSIRYKLSGIIAGSLLISIIITTLMTSNAMHSLVSSRINQQEIPLTLNNVAYGVSQQIQHAIITSKGMANNTLISAQALDQDHSSSLVEYLHHIKTKNQAITAFYLDGKDKGFYTENGFIRNFSANAASDQWYYQFINSGKDYVLAIDIDEQNKSPTLFINYRAKGENSVAGIGLGLPQLSDFITQFKVGVNGYVLLADATGKVMLQPQGQSAKGDNINTLFAGAQSQLLNNTGVNIVELEQQALIVASKYIPELDWYALVVLPSDEVYGSINQAIISLVLISLVVALALIAAGLWLAITVARPIEEASNMLGDIASGDADLTKKLVVHSEDEVGKLSTSFNQFTAQLQEIVAGVVQNAKQINTISSQLSTGSNSTLVNIEHQQRSIDMIATAVTEMAASIREISLNAQDTVDAAAHSAQESEQGKVVVTQTISKINLVYEEINTAAGVIENLAKDIGDISGILSVISGISDQTNLLALNAAIEAARAGEQGRGFAVVADEVRTLALRTQQSTGEISQMIKKLQIGAEGAVNAMSTGLSLASDSVASANEAGDSLEKIGSAIDTISNLGIQVAAATQQQASVVEELNTHIIDVKDASDLNAQESEKINGSCENLSSTTQDLNNLVSNFKI, encoded by the coding sequence ATGCTAAAATCATTATCTATTCGTTATAAACTATCGGGCATCATTGCCGGCTCATTGCTTATTAGTATCATTATCACCACACTGATGACCAGCAATGCAATGCACAGCCTCGTATCGTCACGTATTAATCAGCAAGAAATCCCGCTAACTCTCAATAATGTGGCTTATGGTGTTAGCCAACAAATACAGCATGCTATTATCACCTCTAAAGGTATGGCAAATAATACGCTGATATCAGCGCAAGCACTCGATCAAGATCATAGTAGTTCACTGGTCGAGTATCTTCACCATATAAAAACTAAAAATCAAGCAATTACCGCATTCTACCTCGATGGTAAAGACAAAGGTTTTTATACCGAAAATGGTTTTATTAGAAACTTTAGTGCGAATGCAGCAAGTGATCAGTGGTATTACCAATTTATAAATAGCGGGAAAGATTATGTCCTAGCTATTGATATCGACGAACAAAATAAATCACCGACGCTATTTATTAATTATCGTGCTAAAGGTGAAAATTCCGTTGCTGGGATCGGCCTAGGTTTGCCACAGTTGTCTGACTTTATCACTCAGTTCAAGGTGGGGGTAAATGGATATGTTCTTCTTGCCGATGCGACTGGCAAGGTGATGTTACAACCTCAAGGCCAATCGGCTAAAGGCGATAATATTAATACCTTATTTGCTGGTGCACAGTCCCAATTGCTTAATAACACCGGCGTAAATATTGTTGAGTTAGAGCAGCAAGCATTAATCGTTGCCTCTAAATATATTCCAGAGCTTGATTGGTACGCCTTGGTCGTCTTGCCAAGTGACGAAGTGTACGGATCAATCAACCAAGCAATAATATCTTTAGTACTAATAAGTTTAGTGGTCGCCCTGGCTTTAATTGCCGCAGGCTTATGGCTGGCTATCACCGTTGCTCGCCCGATAGAAGAAGCGTCAAATATGCTGGGTGATATCGCGTCAGGCGATGCTGATTTAACCAAAAAGTTGGTTGTGCACAGCGAAGACGAAGTGGGAAAATTATCAACCTCGTTTAATCAATTTACCGCTCAGTTACAAGAAATAGTCGCTGGCGTGGTGCAAAATGCCAAACAGATTAATACAATATCTAGTCAGCTTTCTACAGGTTCAAACAGCACGTTAGTGAATATTGAACATCAACAACGTAGTATCGACATGATCGCAACGGCAGTGACCGAAATGGCGGCCTCTATTCGTGAAATTTCGCTCAACGCTCAAGACACAGTCGATGCGGCCGCGCATTCGGCCCAAGAGTCAGAACAAGGTAAGGTCGTTGTCACTCAAACGATCAGTAAAATAAACTTGGTCTACGAAGAAATTAATACCGCGGCAGGCGTGATTGAAAACCTGGCTAAAGATATTGGCGATATTAGCGGTATTCTTAGTGTGATTAGCGGCATTTCAGATCAAACAAACTTACTGGCGCTAAATGCTGCAATCGAAGCGGCCCGCGCGGGTGAGCAAGGGCGTGGCTTTGCCGTTGTCGCTGATGAGGTACGAACCCTAGCCTTGCGTACACAACAGTCTACTGGCGAAATTAGTCAAATGATTAAGAAACTGCAAATAGGGGCCGAAGGGGCAGTTAATGCAATGTCGACTGGGCTAAGTTTGGCCAGCGACTCGGTTGCTAGCGCCAACGAGGCAGGAGACAGCTTAGAAAAAATTGGCAGCGCAATTGACACTATTTCTAACTTGGGCATTCAAGTGGCCGCCGCGACTCAGCAACAAGCCAGCGTTGTTGAAGAGCTTAATACTCATATTATCGATGTTAAAGATGCATCAGATTTAAACGCGCAAGAATCGGAAAAAATAAACGGTTCATGCGAGAATTTGTCATCAACAACTCAAGATTTAAATAACTTGGTTAGTAACTTTAAAATTTAG
- a CDS encoding siderophore-interacting protein produces MKKPSPKQLTVLDSKQITPNMQRITLHGDALAEFPPECAGSYIKLLFNSTGTTDLSSIAGGERPVMRTYTIAQFSSAENTIEVDFVRHVTADLQCGFAARWAMHVQVGETINIVGPGNINDMSTDADWFLMVADMTALPALSAKIRLLPRDATGYAVIKVIESADAQPIDAPTNFKVIWLTDQESLVNQVESLPWLDGVASVWTACEFDSMRALRNYFRNDKQVPRENIYLSSYWKQGVTEDGHKVIKQQDAKNSQ; encoded by the coding sequence ATGAAAAAGCCTTCGCCGAAACAACTAACCGTCTTAGATTCAAAGCAGATCACGCCCAATATGCAGCGTATTACCTTACATGGCGATGCACTAGCCGAGTTTCCGCCAGAGTGTGCAGGTAGCTATATTAAGCTGTTATTTAATAGCACTGGCACTACTGATTTAAGCTCAATCGCTGGGGGCGAGCGTCCGGTTATGCGAACTTACACCATTGCTCAATTTTCATCGGCTGAAAATACCATTGAAGTTGATTTTGTTCGTCATGTGACTGCCGATTTACAATGTGGTTTCGCGGCGCGATGGGCAATGCATGTTCAAGTTGGCGAGACAATTAACATTGTAGGGCCAGGTAACATTAACGACATGAGCACAGACGCTGATTGGTTCTTGATGGTCGCTGATATGACAGCATTACCGGCTTTATCTGCAAAAATTCGCCTGCTGCCACGAGACGCGACAGGTTACGCGGTAATAAAGGTGATTGAATCGGCTGATGCCCAGCCAATAGACGCGCCGACAAACTTCAAAGTAATTTGGTTAACCGACCAAGAATCGCTAGTTAACCAAGTAGAATCCTTACCTTGGTTAGACGGTGTCGCTAGTGTCTGGACCGCCTGTGAATTTGACTCAATGCGGGCTTTACGCAATTATTTTAGAAATGACAAACAAGTGCCGCGCGAAAACATCTATCTGAGTAGTTACTGGAAGCAAGGGGTAACAGAAGATGGGCATAAAGTGATAAAACAGCAAGACGCTAAAAACAGTCAGTAA
- a CDS encoding cold-shock protein: MSNKVQGTVKWFNESKGFGFLEQASGPDVFAHFSAISGDGFKTLIEGQKVEFTVSDGQKGPQADNIVAI; the protein is encoded by the coding sequence ATGTCTAATAAAGTACAAGGTACCGTTAAGTGGTTCAACGAATCTAAAGGTTTTGGTTTTCTAGAGCAAGCTTCTGGCCCAGACGTTTTCGCTCACTTCAGCGCTATCTCAGGTGACGGCTTCAAAACTCTTATTGAAGGCCAAAAAGTAGAATTCACAGTTAGTGATGGCCAGAAAGGTCCTCAAGCTGACAACATCGTTGCTATCTAA
- a CDS encoding IS91 family transposase, with protein MSSGAFKHIIEDGLINLDSSSVSPRQWQVLHHLKACRTSALGTYQWHSDHCEKDTQWYCSCRDRHCPVCQGQAREQWVNAREKDMLPLTYHHLVFTLPHQFNGWATMHPKVIYDGLFKAVWATLSAFANPRHHLDGKLGMMCVLHTWGQQLNRHIHLHCLIPGGVLTSNQRWCNARKEGYLFPVKALSVKYRGKMLAYLSEMSKEGELFRLTPDDVVQTLHAATKKPWVVYSKPALQHANTVVKYLARYCNRVGISESRLALNDQGQVALNYLDYRSRDRKTMHCSTSELLRRFLLHVLPKGFMRLRYYGFLANSVRRKSLVVIRDSLALPAVIDKNEVTSDEIGPVCPHCHHSGMKLINLVLPARLGRVKRTR; from the coding sequence ATGAGTAGCGGTGCCTTTAAACACATTATCGAGGATGGGCTGATTAATTTAGATTCGTCGTCAGTATCACCGCGTCAATGGCAGGTCTTGCACCATCTGAAAGCTTGCCGTACCAGTGCATTGGGCACTTATCAATGGCACAGCGACCACTGCGAGAAAGATACACAATGGTACTGCTCTTGCCGTGACAGACATTGTCCTGTCTGCCAAGGGCAAGCGCGGGAGCAATGGGTTAATGCGCGAGAAAAGGACATGTTGCCATTAACCTATCATCACTTGGTATTTACCTTACCGCATCAATTTAATGGCTGGGCAACGATGCACCCTAAGGTGATTTATGATGGGTTGTTTAAGGCTGTTTGGGCAACCTTAAGCGCCTTTGCTAATCCCCGGCACCACCTTGATGGCAAGCTGGGTATGATGTGCGTTTTACACACTTGGGGCCAGCAGCTCAATCGGCATATTCATTTACACTGTTTGATCCCTGGTGGGGTGCTCACATCAAATCAACGCTGGTGCAATGCACGGAAAGAAGGATACTTATTCCCAGTTAAAGCGTTGTCAGTTAAATATCGGGGCAAGATGCTGGCTTATTTATCTGAAATGAGTAAAGAGGGAGAATTGTTTCGTTTAACACCTGATGATGTCGTTCAAACATTGCATGCAGCTACGAAAAAACCGTGGGTTGTTTATAGTAAACCAGCCTTACAACATGCGAATACGGTGGTGAAATATTTAGCTCGTTATTGCAATCGTGTTGGTATTAGTGAAAGCCGATTGGCGTTAAACGATCAAGGGCAAGTTGCGCTAAATTATTTGGATTATCGTTCCCGAGACCGCAAAACCATGCATTGTTCGACCAGTGAATTGTTACGACGCTTCTTGCTGCATGTGTTACCTAAAGGGTTTATGAGGCTGCGTTATTACGGTTTTTTGGCTAATTCAGTGAGGCGAAAATCATTAGTGGTTATACGCGATAGTTTAGCTCTACCAGCTGTGATAGATAAAAATGAGGTGACCAGCGATGAAATTGGTCCTGTTTGCCCGCATTGCCATCACTCAGGCATGAAGTTAATTAATCTAGTATTGCCAGCTCGCTTGGGGAGGGTGAAACGAACGAGATAG
- a CDS encoding TIR domain-containing protein, which produces MSTKQIHVFISHAWAHSDHYDTLSDWIFEQSWSAGQASLNFHNYSVPKDDPIHDADDDKQLKDALYNQISRSHVIVIPMGMYANYSKWIQKELDGAAEYEKPILAVNPWAQKRKSSVVGDASNKKVGWNSKSVVGGIWELYK; this is translated from the coding sequence ATGAGTACTAAACAAATTCACGTATTTATCAGTCATGCCTGGGCGCACTCAGATCACTACGATACACTATCAGATTGGATCTTCGAGCAATCTTGGAGCGCCGGCCAAGCTTCACTTAATTTTCACAATTACTCTGTTCCGAAAGATGACCCAATTCATGATGCCGATGATGATAAACAATTGAAAGATGCTTTATATAATCAAATCTCAAGAAGCCATGTAATCGTAATACCAATGGGTATGTATGCGAACTATAGCAAGTGGATTCAAAAAGAGCTTGATGGGGCTGCTGAATACGAAAAACCAATTTTAGCTGTAAACCCTTGGGCTCAAAAGCGAAAATCTAGTGTTGTAGGTGATGCTTCAAATAAAAAAGTCGGCTGGAATAGTAAGTCCGTAGTTGGCGGTATTTGGGAATTATATAAGTAG
- a CDS encoding TIR domain-containing protein, with protein MNYWIEHCELPRPRPENFKWDVFISYRSLDRIWAISLYDMLTQCGYTVFLDQFVLVPGKGLASQLGKNLDSSASGVLIWSQNTADSQWVEAELDSMMHKKNETIGTDSPFFFVVASLDGQKPPGLQGGQLYLDFSEYVDGPMGADLVRLTCGLAGKALSTTAVRHVMEFEKSMTEEPIKLRAMAKAQLFDKIKERIVSNEPAYTSSATLSGVAIDLLIRGKQYQESIQMAEFALKTFPNSVRLQQLYGLALRRAGKLDNAAYELNLLLEKGHRDTETLGILAAVWADLWEHRKKINNISGARDALEHSRNLYKEGFSKVPSDTYTGINAASKSVLLGEMDEAIALADKVLEQLKEMDSERDGRPSHDYWERVTEPEALLIKGDWEQSVNLYHAARVAHQHETGSIQSTATQLERLLGVLSVPSDITHKLVVEFNLKL; from the coding sequence ATGAATTACTGGATTGAGCACTGCGAATTACCTCGACCACGGCCGGAAAACTTTAAGTGGGATGTTTTTATTTCCTATCGTTCTTTAGATCGGATTTGGGCTATTTCATTGTACGACATGTTAACACAGTGTGGTTATACTGTATTTCTTGACCAATTTGTTCTTGTACCAGGAAAGGGGTTAGCCTCACAACTTGGTAAAAATCTTGATAGTAGTGCTAGTGGGGTCTTGATCTGGTCTCAAAATACTGCTGATTCCCAATGGGTAGAGGCCGAGCTAGATTCCATGATGCACAAAAAGAATGAAACTATAGGTACTGATTCTCCGTTTTTCTTTGTTGTTGCATCATTAGATGGGCAAAAACCCCCAGGGCTTCAGGGTGGGCAACTCTATCTTGATTTCTCTGAATACGTTGATGGTCCCATGGGCGCAGACCTTGTCAGGTTAACTTGCGGGTTGGCAGGAAAAGCACTTAGTACTACGGCTGTCAGACATGTCATGGAATTCGAAAAATCTATGACTGAAGAGCCAATAAAACTTCGAGCAATGGCAAAAGCTCAGCTATTTGACAAAATTAAGGAACGCATTGTAAGTAACGAACCTGCATATACTTCCTCAGCAACATTATCAGGTGTTGCAATTGATCTACTTATTCGTGGCAAACAGTATCAAGAGTCAATCCAGATGGCAGAGTTCGCTTTAAAGACATTTCCAAATTCGGTTCGACTTCAACAATTATATGGGCTTGCACTACGACGAGCAGGTAAGCTCGATAACGCTGCTTATGAGTTAAATCTGTTGCTCGAAAAAGGTCATCGTGATACCGAAACATTAGGGATTCTTGCAGCAGTATGGGCAGATTTATGGGAGCATCGGAAAAAAATTAATAATATATCAGGCGCGCGCGATGCATTGGAACATTCACGAAATCTTTACAAAGAGGGCTTTAGCAAAGTCCCCTCTGATACATACACAGGGATAAACGCAGCCTCTAAATCAGTCCTGTTAGGTGAAATGGATGAGGCAATAGCCTTAGCCGATAAGGTGCTAGAACAACTGAAAGAAATGGATAGTGAACGTGATGGAAGACCATCTCATGATTATTGGGAGCGTGTTACTGAACCAGAAGCTCTTTTAATTAAAGGTGACTGGGAACAATCTGTGAATTTATATCATGCTGCGCGTGTTGCTCATCAGCATGAAACAGGAAGTATTCAGTCTACTGCAACTCAGCTAGAACGGTTACTTGGAGTTCTTAGTGTTCCATCAGATATAACACATAAACTGGTTGTTGAATTTAATCTTAAATTATGA
- a CDS encoding DUF4231 domain-containing protein, with the protein MNPEQYTNKRVDDQIAFYDTKSKSSQSMYKGLSVIQIISGAIIPLVSGFSDDINYSEWITALLGVAVTCATALLSLCKYQERWINYRTTCETLKHLKHLFLTSSTPYKDDDSFDIFVNDIESIISKENSDWGKYIAKTPDDQNKR; encoded by the coding sequence ATGAATCCTGAGCAGTACACTAACAAAAGAGTAGATGATCAAATTGCATTCTATGACACTAAAAGCAAATCTAGTCAAAGTATGTATAAGGGCTTATCTGTCATTCAAATTATTTCCGGGGCTATAATCCCTCTGGTTTCAGGTTTTTCTGATGATATAAATTATTCCGAATGGATTACCGCGTTATTGGGTGTGGCAGTTACATGTGCAACAGCTTTATTATCTTTATGTAAATATCAAGAGCGTTGGATTAATTATCGTACAACTTGTGAAACGTTAAAACATTTAAAACACCTTTTCTTGACGAGTTCTACTCCTTACAAGGACGATGATTCATTTGATATATTTGTAAATGATATTGAGTCAATAATATCTAAAGAAAACTCCGATTGGGGAAAATATATAGCTAAAACCCCTGATGACCAGAACAAACGATAG
- a CDS encoding TIR domain-containing protein: MGGGGGFGFSPTDKSQLEQKAKEKIEQAGNMKTRNVFISFSHEDMNEVNLLRGQSKNDNSDLEFSDYSVKKAFDSEDSDYIKRKIREKIKNTSVTMVYLSDKSIKSKWVKWEVEQSIKMGKGVIAVHKGNTPPANTPSYISDNVSSTVQWNHDAIMAAVNKASMVR, translated from the coding sequence ATGGGCGGTGGTGGTGGCTTCGGTTTTTCTCCTACTGATAAGAGTCAGTTGGAGCAAAAGGCGAAAGAAAAAATTGAACAGGCGGGAAATATGAAAACCCGAAATGTCTTTATAAGTTTTTCACATGAAGATATGAATGAAGTAAATTTATTACGTGGTCAGTCAAAAAACGACAATAGTGATTTAGAATTTTCTGATTACTCAGTAAAAAAGGCTTTTGATAGTGAAGATTCTGATTATATTAAACGAAAAATTCGCGAAAAAATAAAAAACACATCGGTCACTATGGTTTATTTATCTGATAAAAGTATTAAGAGTAAATGGGTTAAATGGGAAGTTGAGCAAAGTATAAAAATGGGAAAGGGAGTTATCGCAGTGCATAAAGGCAATACTCCTCCCGCTAATACACCTTCCTATATTAGCGATAATGTTAGCTCAACAGTTCAATGGAATCATGATGCAATAATGGCTGCTGTGAACAAAGCATCAATGGTGAGATAG
- a CDS encoding 7-cyano-7-deazaguanine synthase, protein MSIVTLLSGGLDSCLMTVLAQEVGQNQLPLFINYGQINLERELQGAIKHTKQFGLRQPQIMDISGFGKVISSGLTDPTKNVVDEAFLPGRNMMLLLMASSFAVQNECSSVSIGLLREETAIFPDQTDDFLFSAEYAISKSLGRKIEIITPLRDFYKKDVIQLAKERGIISSYSCHVGGETPCGTCISCMEFNN, encoded by the coding sequence ATGAGCATAGTAACATTACTATCCGGTGGATTAGATTCTTGTCTGATGACTGTTTTAGCTCAAGAAGTTGGCCAGAATCAATTGCCATTGTTCATTAATTACGGACAAATTAATTTGGAGCGTGAGTTACAAGGAGCAATAAAACATACTAAACAATTTGGGCTGAGACAGCCCCAAATTATGGATATAAGCGGCTTTGGTAAGGTTATATCTTCAGGTCTGACAGACCCAACTAAAAATGTGGTTGATGAGGCATTTTTACCTGGCCGAAATATGATGCTGTTGCTAATGGCAAGCTCTTTCGCTGTTCAAAATGAGTGCTCTTCTGTTTCAATAGGGCTCCTTAGAGAAGAAACAGCAATTTTTCCTGACCAAACAGATGATTTTCTTTTTTCTGCGGAATATGCAATATCAAAATCACTTGGAAGAAAAATAGAGATAATTACGCCTTTACGGGACTTTTATAAAAAAGATGTCATCCAACTTGCTAAGGAAAGAGGGATTATATCGTCATATTCGTGCCATGTAGGTGGCGAAACACCTTGTGGCACTTGTATTTCTTGTATGGAATTTAACAATTAA
- a CDS encoding class II glutamine amidotransferase, producing the protein MCELLGMSANVPTDIVFSFTGLVERGGVTGPHSDGWGITFYDGKGCRSFRDPLPSCQSEVAKLVKNYPIKSQAVISHIRQANRGGVSLENTHPFGRELWGKNWTYAHNGQLSDYEDKITSERFLPIGQTDSELAFCWLLDQMAKQFPSQPEDSKQLFEFLNQQCDYLRSFGVFNMLLSDGEFVFAYCTNNLCWITRRAPFGKAKLIDTDMVIDFQKETTPYDVVTVIATKPLTNDEAWQKMGCGGMVMFRHGELDMAFEPQV; encoded by the coding sequence TTGTGTGAATTGCTTGGGATGAGCGCTAATGTGCCGACCGATATTGTTTTTAGTTTTACCGGCTTAGTTGAACGGGGTGGGGTAACAGGTCCACATTCCGATGGTTGGGGAATTACCTTTTATGACGGCAAAGGCTGTCGTTCTTTTCGCGATCCGCTGCCAAGCTGTCAATCAGAAGTCGCTAAATTAGTTAAAAACTACCCAATTAAGAGCCAAGCGGTTATTAGTCATATTCGTCAGGCGAATCGTGGTGGGGTATCACTTGAAAATACTCATCCGTTTGGTCGTGAACTGTGGGGCAAGAATTGGACTTACGCTCACAATGGTCAGCTGAGCGATTATGAAGATAAAATTACTTCGGAGCGTTTTCTGCCGATTGGTCAAACAGACAGTGAGCTGGCTTTTTGTTGGCTGCTCGACCAAATGGCGAAACAATTTCCTAGCCAGCCTGAAGACTCTAAGCAGTTATTTGAATTTTTAAATCAGCAATGTGATTACTTGCGTAGTTTTGGTGTTTTCAACATGTTGTTGTCAGATGGCGAGTTTGTTTTTGCCTACTGCACCAATAATTTGTGTTGGATTACGCGCCGTGCGCCGTTTGGCAAGGCCAAGTTAATTGATACCGATATGGTGATCGATTTTCAAAAAGAAACGACACCTTACGATGTCGTGACTGTTATTGCGACTAAACCGTTAACCAATGACGAAGCCTGGCAAAAAATGGGCTGTGGCGGCATGGTAATGTTTCGCCATGGCGAGCTCGACATGGCGTTTGAGCCTCAAGTATAA
- a CDS encoding DUF3108 domain-containing protein, translated as MIIKFLKKVLLPLITTIALNPVTLLAETTTDTAFKPFKANYKVFRKGSELGEAYRQLTTIDGQYLLETDSQISWLFLSDSRHERSTFKLNQNKIVPLAYNYKRTGTGRDRHTKLSFDQNKIVSLYKSKTREFTAQPDILDPQLYQLAMQQQLIAGDKEFEYPIIHRGKEVTYKFKVVATEELSLPYGKINAIKIERIRESSRRKTLLWVAPSLNYTMVKLTQFKEGKEQADLQLAWLKFSED; from the coding sequence GTGATTATCAAATTTCTTAAGAAAGTTTTATTGCCATTAATCACCACAATTGCATTAAATCCTGTAACTTTACTTGCTGAAACAACGACCGACACAGCCTTTAAACCATTTAAAGCAAACTATAAAGTGTTTCGAAAAGGCAGCGAATTGGGCGAAGCGTATCGTCAACTAACCACCATTGATGGTCAGTATCTACTGGAAACAGATAGCCAAATAAGTTGGTTGTTTTTATCTGACAGCCGGCACGAGCGCAGCACCTTTAAGCTTAACCAAAACAAAATTGTACCGCTGGCCTATAATTATAAACGCACTGGCACCGGGCGAGATCGCCACACCAAACTCAGTTTTGACCAAAACAAAATTGTCAGTCTTTATAAAAGTAAAACGCGTGAGTTTACCGCCCAACCAGACATTTTAGACCCCCAACTTTATCAACTGGCGATGCAGCAACAACTGATTGCCGGCGATAAGGAGTTTGAGTATCCGATTATTCATCGTGGCAAAGAAGTGACCTACAAGTTTAAAGTTGTCGCCACCGAAGAGCTGAGCCTGCCTTATGGTAAAATTAACGCGATTAAAATTGAACGGATCAGAGAATCGTCGCGCCGAAAAACCCTATTATGGGTCGCGCCCTCGTTAAACTATACGATGGTGAAATTAACCCAGTTTAAAGAAGGCAAAGAACAAGCAGATTTGCAATTGGCTTGGTTGAAATTTAGCGAAGACTAA
- a CDS encoding DUF3025 domain-containing protein produces MMQPWQPDFLESNPLFSDLKSLLANKAWTNWPDCNELNQLMDADVINQQGHQLTLVEQTDKLLSDGLYYEERIYLHAQVPTRPCSWHDFFNAMIYILFPKVKQEINRLHYQDIVSSGKIKRTKCRNALTLLDECGVIIAYCDDKQKEALTEQFWHQAFVANRSQWGDNIAGFIIGHANYEKALAPYIGFTAKALYVKVEPDFFSRDKFEQYRQLDTMVAQELETLMVDNRHLYPLPILGIPHWWPDNINPNFYDNVDYFRPKRIAK; encoded by the coding sequence ATGATGCAACCATGGCAACCAGATTTTTTAGAATCTAACCCATTATTTAGCGATCTCAAATCATTATTAGCCAATAAAGCTTGGACTAATTGGCCCGATTGCAATGAACTTAACCAACTGATGGACGCCGATGTTATTAATCAGCAAGGGCATCAACTGACGTTGGTTGAGCAAACCGATAAGCTGCTCAGTGATGGTTTGTATTACGAAGAGCGTATTTATTTGCATGCGCAAGTACCGACCCGACCTTGCAGCTGGCATGACTTTTTTAATGCGATGATTTATATTTTGTTTCCAAAAGTAAAACAAGAAATAAACCGGCTCCATTATCAGGATATTGTCAGCAGCGGAAAAATAAAGCGCACCAAATGTCGTAACGCATTAACCTTATTAGATGAATGTGGGGTGATTATTGCCTATTGTGATGATAAGCAAAAAGAGGCGTTAACCGAGCAGTTTTGGCACCAAGCTTTTGTCGCTAACCGCAGTCAATGGGGCGACAATATTGCTGGCTTTATTATTGGCCATGCCAACTATGAAAAGGCGCTGGCGCCTTACATTGGTTTTACGGCCAAGGCGTTATATGTCAAGGTTGAGCCTGACTTTTTCAGCCGTGATAAATTCGAACAATACCGTCAATTAGATACGATGGTTGCGCAAGAACTCGAGACGCTGATGGTTGATAATCGACACCTATACCCGCTACCTATTTTAGGTATTCCACATTGGTGGCCTGATAACATCAACCCGAACTTTTACGACAACGTCGATTATTTCCGCCCGAAAAGGATAGCTAAGTAG